The sequence below is a genomic window from Draconibacterium halophilum.
TTTGTACTGATGATCAGTACATCGGGAACACAGGTGTGTTCGTCTAATGAGTAATGTTTACAAACTTCGTAGTGATGCGATGTATATAAACTTGGCTCGTTATTTTCCGCACCGTCAACCACTCCACTTTGCAGCGCAGTGTATAATTCGCCCCACGAAATTGGTGTTGGTGAACCACCTAAAGCACGCACCATTTCCATGGCAGTTTGGCTTTTCATCACCCTGATTTTCAGACCTTTTAAATCGTCGGGAGTCATAATGGGTTTATCGATGGTATAAAAACTACGGAATCCGGCATCATAAAAACACAAACCACGAATCCAGTATTCTTCGGTCCCCAGCAGTAACTCTTTACCTATTTCTCCATCAAAAACTTTAAATGAATGTTCTTTCGAGCGAAAAACATACGGTAGTCCCAGTGCCTTAAACTTTGGTGTAAAACTCTCCATTACCGCAGCGGAAACTTTCGTAATTGCCAAACTCCCGATCTGCAACAATTCAACACATTGCTGCTCGGAGCCCAACTGCCCGCTGGGGTAAATATCGATGATTAGTTTTCCTCCTGATTTTTCAGCTAAACGTTCGGCCATAAACTCCATTCCCTTATGTACCGGATGCGTAGGATCGAGACCATGAGCCAGTTTTAGCACTTTATGTTCTTTGACTTCGGCACATCCCAGAAGAAATACCACAACAAAAACCAAAGAAAAAGTTTTAAAGATTTTAGTTCTCATTAGATAAAATTGATTTAGTGTATCGCCATTTCAGACGTACGATTTTATGTTGTCAGGTCACTGATAATTTTCAACGCCCCGGCACATTTTTCGGTAATATATGCATAATTTTTTTCGGCCAAAACTTCTTTTGGGAACAACTGCGATCCCATTCCAACACAAGTTACTCCGGCATCGAACCATTGTTTCAGGTTCTCTTTATCCGGAGATACACCTCCGGTTGGCATTATGCTGGCGTAAGGCATTGGTCCTTTTACTGCTTTTACAAAGCTTGGTCCTCCCACCTGCGATCCGGGGAAAATTTTCACCACCTCGGCACCCAATTCGTGTGCACGGCCAATTTCTGTTACCGAACCACACCCCGGACTCCAGGCTATTTTGCGTTTATTACAAACTTTTGCAGTAGCTTCGTCAATTAGCGGAGCAACAACAAAGTTGGTTCCCATAGCAATATACATGGCAGCTGTTGCCTCATCAACGATAGAGCCAACGCCCATTATCATTTCAGGGCATTCTTTTATCGTCCACTTATTCAATTCTGCAAATACATCAATAGCAAAATCGCCACGGTTGGTGAATTCGAACAAACGCACACCGCCATCGTAGCAGGCTTTTACTACGGCTTTGCAAACCTCAATATCCTGATGATAGAACACCGGCACCATTCCGGTTTCTTTCATTTTTAATGCTACTTCTATTCTTGAAAATCTTGCCATCTTATTCTTGATTCATTTATTTTTCAATTCAACCACTTCGTTAACTGGTAACGTTTGTCCCCCACAAAGGGGGGCAAGATTTTTCAATTTACTTGAAAAATCAGGGGGTACAAATTCTACCCCAAAATATTATTAGAACGATTATTTAATTAACGTTCATCTATTACGGCGCATGTAGCAGTTCATTTTCAATCCGCTTTTCAGGATGCGCCGTCTTCTGCTATCTTCTTTTTATCCCCGCCCTGGGCTACCAATATTTCATCCCTACGGGATTAAAGAACGTTTAGCAAATGTGCCGTTT
It includes:
- a CDS encoding TRAP transporter substrate-binding protein yields the protein MRTKIFKTFSLVFVVVFLLGCAEVKEHKVLKLAHGLDPTHPVHKGMEFMAERLAEKSGGKLIIDIYPSGQLGSEQQCVELLQIGSLAITKVSAAVMESFTPKFKALGLPYVFRSKEHSFKVFDGEIGKELLLGTEEYWIRGLCFYDAGFRSFYTIDKPIMTPDDLKGLKIRVMKSQTAMEMVRALGGSPTPISWGELYTALQSGVVDGAENNEPSLYTSHHYEVCKHYSLDEHTCVPDVLIISTKVWNTLTEQEQKWLQEAADESVPVERKYWAESVEESLRIVQENGVTIHHPDKAKFAEQVSDLLDKYREDEVLGDILRRIEAVK
- a CDS encoding bifunctional 4-hydroxy-2-oxoglutarate aldolase/2-dehydro-3-deoxy-phosphogluconate aldolase, which translates into the protein MARFSRIEVALKMKETGMVPVFYHQDIEVCKAVVKACYDGGVRLFEFTNRGDFAIDVFAELNKWTIKECPEMIMGVGSIVDEATAAMYIAMGTNFVVAPLIDEATAKVCNKRKIAWSPGCGSVTEIGRAHELGAEVVKIFPGSQVGGPSFVKAVKGPMPYASIMPTGGVSPDKENLKQWFDAGVTCVGMGSQLFPKEVLAEKNYAYITEKCAGALKIISDLTT